From Nicotiana tabacum cultivar K326 chromosome 15, ASM71507v2, whole genome shotgun sequence, the proteins below share one genomic window:
- the LOC107760965 gene encoding uncharacterized protein LOC107760965 produces the protein MKMRNKGKVHPSPSSTSNRDTLSVLNLLPAAILAIASVLSLEDREVLAYMVTRSLKPTTPSPNVSKKKFITHKSPVFYCECFDCYTSYWFKWDSSPNRELIHQAIEAFEEHLSSNEHYSNTNRNNKKRDKISRRSNGIVKSPSSGLHSYIQEEIVLPHEVEDDFVRVFPEVTDFSPENGGNEVEEKESKVKDVVVPLPETTILTRGTATNGGHKGLARKVLPDVLGLFNSRLWNLWSPNV, from the coding sequence ATGAAAATGAGAAACAAAGGTAAAGTTCATCCTTCCCCTTCTTCTACATCAAACAGAGACACTCTCTCTGTACTAAACCTCTTACCTGCTGCTATTCTCGCTATAGCTTCAGTCCTCTCTCTTGAAGACCGTGAGGTCTTGGCTTACATGGTCACTAGGTCCCTCAAACCCACTACCCCTTCTCCCAATGTTTCCAAGAAGAAATTCATTACCCACAAATCCCCTGTTTTTTACTGCGAATGTTTTGATTGTTATACTAGCTATTGGTTTAAGTGGGACTCTTCTCCTAATCGTGAGTTAATTCATCAAGCCATTGAAGCTTTTGAGGAGCATTTGAGCAGTAATGAACACTACTCCAACACGAACCGTAACAACAAGAAAAGGGACAAAATTTCTCGCCGTAGTAATGGGATTGTGAAGTCGCCTTCATCTGGATTACATTCTTATATTCAAGAAGAAATAGTCTTGCCTCATGAGGTTGAAGATGACTTTGTTCGTGTTTTTCCAGAAGTTACTGATTTTTCGccggaaaatggtggaaatgaggtGGAGGAGAAGGAGTCGAAGGTGAAGGATGTGGTGGTGCCGTTACCGGAAACTACAATACTGACGCGTGGAACGGCGACGAATGGCGGCCATAAGGGTTTAGCTAGAAAGGTGTTGCCGGACGTGTTAGGGTTATTTAATTCGCGTTTGTGGAATCTTTGGAGTCCGAATGTGTGA